The following proteins come from a genomic window of Actinomarinicola tropica:
- a CDS encoding acetylornithine transaminase, whose amino-acid sequence MSPIPVSHHAAVGSPDLPRCPIMPTYGAPRVEFVRGEGSWLWDRDGNRYLDFLSGLAVTSLGHAHPAVAEALAEQARTLLHVSNLFATEPAGDVAVTLDRLLGGGGQVFFCNSGAEANEAAIKLARKWGGHGRYQIVSTYGSFHGRTLATLHATGQPTKWEGFQPLPEGFRHVAWDDLDALDAAIDDTVAAVLLEPVQGEGGVNPASVEYLQGVRRICSERGVLMIVDEVQTGLGRTGRWFGHQAADVVPDVVTMAKALGNGVPVGACWANAGVAAAFEPGDHATTYGGQPLAMAAARAVLAVMEDEDVPARAARAGARIRERAEALDGVESTRGAGLLIGLALAEGIDARTVAAACLDAGLVVNAVTPTTLRLAPSLLVSDDEIDVAIATIEGALP is encoded by the coding sequence GTGAGCCCGATCCCCGTCAGCCACCACGCGGCGGTCGGTTCGCCCGACCTGCCGCGGTGCCCGATCATGCCCACCTACGGGGCGCCGCGGGTCGAGTTCGTCCGTGGCGAGGGCTCCTGGCTCTGGGACCGCGACGGCAACCGCTACCTCGACTTCCTGTCGGGGCTCGCCGTCACCTCGCTCGGGCACGCCCACCCCGCGGTGGCCGAGGCGCTCGCCGAGCAGGCGCGCACCCTCCTCCACGTCTCGAACCTCTTCGCCACCGAACCCGCCGGCGACGTCGCCGTCACCCTCGACCGCCTGCTCGGCGGCGGGGGCCAGGTGTTCTTCTGCAACTCGGGGGCCGAGGCCAACGAGGCCGCGATCAAGCTGGCCCGCAAGTGGGGCGGACACGGCCGCTACCAGATCGTGTCGACCTACGGCTCGTTCCACGGCCGCACGCTCGCCACGCTGCACGCCACCGGCCAGCCCACCAAGTGGGAGGGGTTCCAGCCGCTGCCCGAGGGCTTCCGCCACGTCGCGTGGGACGACCTCGACGCGCTCGACGCCGCCATCGACGACACCGTCGCCGCGGTCCTCCTCGAGCCCGTCCAGGGGGAGGGCGGGGTGAACCCGGCGAGCGTCGAGTACCTGCAGGGCGTCCGCCGCATCTGCTCCGAGCGCGGCGTCCTGATGATCGTCGACGAGGTCCAGACGGGCCTCGGCCGCACGGGACGGTGGTTCGGGCACCAGGCCGCCGACGTCGTGCCCGACGTGGTCACCATGGCCAAGGCGCTCGGCAACGGCGTGCCGGTCGGTGCCTGCTGGGCGAACGCCGGGGTCGCCGCGGCCTTCGAGCCGGGCGACCACGCCACCACCTACGGCGGCCAGCCGCTGGCCATGGCCGCGGCGCGCGCCGTCCTCGCGGTGATGGAGGACGAGGACGTCCCGGCACGGGCGGCCCGGGCCGGTGCTCGCATCCGCGAGCGCGCCGAGGCCCTCGACGGCGTCGAGTCCACCAGGGGCGCGGGCCTCCTCATCGGCCTCGCCCTCGCCGAGGGCATCGACGCCCGCACGGTGGCGGCCGCGTGCCTCGACGCCGGCCTGGTCGTCAACGCCGTCACCCCCACCACGCTGCGGCTGGCGCCGTCCCTCCTCGTCAGCGACGACGAGATCGACGTCGCCATCGCCACCATCGAAGGAGCGCTCCCGTGA
- the argF gene encoding ornithine carbamoyltransferase → MRHLLEIDDLTVDEVVEVLDRAEAADPPKVLDGEGMALVFEKPSARTRNSMEMAVVQLGGHPLTIRGEEVGLDVRESVEDVTRTLAGYHAAIGARVFRHDVVERMAALDRVPIVNLLSDAAHPMQALADLLTIRQELGRLDVTVAYVGDANNVARSLALAVGIVGGSFRLGAPPGYRFSDADADRIAAVTPIEVCDRPEDAVSGAQVVYSDVWTSMGQEAEAEHRLRAFEGYTIDAAMMRGAAEDHIFLHCLPAHRGEEVATEVVDGPRSRIWRQAENRMHAARGLLWWLLEQR, encoded by the coding sequence GTGAGGCACCTGCTCGAGATCGACGACCTGACGGTCGACGAGGTCGTCGAGGTCCTCGACCGTGCCGAGGCCGCCGACCCGCCGAAGGTGCTCGACGGCGAGGGCATGGCGCTCGTCTTCGAGAAGCCGTCCGCTCGCACGCGCAACTCGATGGAGATGGCCGTCGTGCAGCTGGGGGGCCACCCGCTCACCATCCGCGGCGAGGAGGTCGGCCTCGACGTGCGCGAGTCGGTCGAGGACGTCACCCGCACCCTCGCCGGCTACCACGCGGCGATCGGCGCACGGGTCTTCCGCCACGACGTCGTCGAGCGCATGGCCGCGCTCGACCGGGTGCCGATCGTCAACCTCCTGTCGGACGCCGCCCACCCCATGCAGGCCCTCGCCGACCTGCTCACGATCCGCCAGGAGCTCGGCCGCCTCGACGTCACCGTCGCCTACGTCGGCGACGCCAACAACGTGGCCCGCTCACTGGCGCTGGCCGTCGGGATAGTCGGAGGCTCCTTCCGGCTCGGCGCGCCCCCCGGGTACCGCTTCTCGGACGCCGACGCCGACCGCATCGCGGCGGTGACCCCGATCGAGGTCTGCGACCGCCCCGAGGACGCCGTCTCGGGCGCCCAGGTCGTCTACAGCGACGTCTGGACGTCGATGGGCCAGGAGGCCGAGGCCGAGCACCGGCTGCGGGCCTTCGAGGGCTACACGATCGACGCCGCCATGATGCGCGGCGCGGCCGAGGACCACATCTTCCTCCACTGCCTGCCCGCCCACCGAGGCGAGGAGGTGGCCACCGAGGTCGTCGACGGCCCCCGGAGCCGGATCTGGCGCCAGGCCGAGAACCGCATGCACGCGGCACGCGGCCTGCTGTGGTGGCTCCTGGAGCAGCGATGA
- the argR gene encoding arginine repressor — translation MSDASRLSKTQRQHRIARLLEANVVTSQTQLVDLLATDGVVATQATVSRDLEDLGAIKVRVAGGEPAYAIPELPTEQAAPPDHLRRVLGDWVVETDHSLNLVVLRTPPGSAHVVGSALDRSGLPGLVGTVAGDDTVICIASESTGGGSLAATLRDLAGLLPRKDAP, via the coding sequence ATGAGCGACGCCTCGCGCCTGTCGAAGACCCAGCGCCAGCACCGCATCGCGCGCCTGCTCGAGGCCAACGTCGTCACCAGCCAGACCCAGCTCGTCGACCTGCTGGCGACCGACGGGGTGGTCGCGACGCAGGCGACCGTCTCGCGCGACCTGGAGGACCTCGGGGCGATCAAGGTGCGCGTCGCCGGGGGAGAGCCGGCCTACGCCATCCCCGAGCTGCCCACCGAGCAGGCCGCGCCCCCCGACCACCTCCGCCGGGTCCTCGGCGACTGGGTGGTCGAGACCGACCACTCGCTCAACCTCGTCGTCCTGCGCACCCCGCCGGGCTCGGCGCACGTCGTCGGCTCCGCGCTCGACCGCTCGGGCCTGCCGGGCCTCGTCGGCACGGTCGCCGGCGACGACACCGTCATCTGCATCGCCTCCGAATCCACCGGCGGCGGGTCCCTCGCCGCCACCCTGCGGGACCTCGCCGGTCTCCTCCCACGAAAGGACGCTCCGTGA
- the argG gene encoding argininosuccinate synthase translates to MTDRSDARVLTSLPVGERVGIAFSGGLDTSVAVAWMREKGAVPYAYTADLGQYDEPDLSGVPGRAEAYGAEAGRLVDCREELVHEGLVALQCGAFHVATAGRTYFNTTPLGRAVTGTLLVRAMQEDGVDIWGDGSTYKGNDIERFYRYGLLVNEQLRIYKPWLDPTFVEELGGRAEMSAWLVEHGFDYRDSAEKAYSTDANIWGATHEAKDLEELGTSMEIVEPIMGVAHWDPSVEIEPEDVTVRFEAGWPVSLNGTTFDDRVALVLEANAVGGRHGLGMSDQIENRIIEAKSRGIYEAPGMALLHLAYERLVTAIHNEATIENHRTMGRRLGRLMYEGRWFDPQALMLREPLQHWVGAAITGEVTVRLRRGEDYTILDTTGPDLSYAPDRLSMERGDSAFGPLDRIGQLTMRNLDIEDSRHKLGVYRRAGSLGSAAADVSVLGPSPSDGAVLGPSPSDAEGSA, encoded by the coding sequence GTGACCGATCGGTCCGACGCCCGGGTCCTCACCTCCCTCCCCGTCGGGGAGCGGGTGGGCATCGCCTTCTCCGGCGGCCTCGACACCTCCGTCGCCGTCGCCTGGATGCGGGAGAAGGGTGCCGTCCCCTACGCCTACACCGCCGACCTCGGGCAGTACGACGAGCCGGACCTCTCCGGGGTCCCCGGCCGGGCCGAGGCCTACGGCGCGGAGGCCGGTCGCCTCGTCGACTGCCGCGAGGAGCTGGTCCACGAGGGCCTCGTCGCCCTCCAGTGCGGCGCTTTCCACGTCGCCACCGCCGGCCGCACGTACTTCAACACCACGCCGCTCGGGCGGGCCGTCACCGGCACGCTGCTCGTGCGGGCCATGCAGGAGGACGGCGTCGACATCTGGGGCGACGGCTCCACCTACAAGGGCAACGACATCGAGCGCTTCTACCGCTACGGGCTCCTCGTCAACGAGCAGCTGCGCATCTACAAGCCCTGGCTCGACCCCACGTTCGTCGAGGAGCTCGGCGGTCGCGCCGAGATGAGCGCCTGGCTCGTCGAGCACGGCTTCGACTACCGGGACAGCGCCGAGAAGGCGTACTCCACCGACGCCAACATCTGGGGCGCCACCCACGAGGCCAAGGACCTCGAGGAGCTCGGCACCAGCATGGAGATCGTCGAGCCGATCATGGGCGTCGCCCACTGGGACCCGTCGGTCGAGATCGAGCCCGAGGACGTCACGGTCCGCTTCGAGGCCGGCTGGCCCGTCTCCCTGAACGGCACGACGTTCGACGACCGCGTGGCCCTCGTCCTCGAGGCCAACGCGGTCGGCGGCCGCCACGGCCTCGGCATGTCCGACCAGATCGAGAACCGGATCATCGAGGCCAAGAGCCGCGGCATCTACGAGGCGCCGGGCATGGCGCTGCTGCACCTGGCCTACGAGCGGCTCGTCACCGCCATCCACAACGAGGCCACGATCGAGAACCACCGCACGATGGGCCGCCGCCTCGGCCGCCTGATGTACGAGGGTCGCTGGTTCGACCCGCAGGCCCTCATGCTGCGCGAGCCGCTGCAGCACTGGGTGGGCGCGGCGATCACCGGGGAGGTCACCGTGCGGCTGCGGCGGGGCGAGGACTACACGATCCTCGACACCACCGGCCCCGACCTGTCCTACGCCCCCGACCGCCTGTCGATGGAGCGCGGCGACAGCGCGTTCGGCCCCCTCGACCGCATCGGCCAGCTCACGATGCGGAACCTCGACATCGAGGACTCCCGCCACAAGCTCGGCGTCTACCGCCGCGCCGGCTCGCTCGGCTCGGCCGCCGCCGACGTCTCCGTCCTCGGCCCGTCGCCGAGCGACGGGGCAGTCCTCGGCCCGTCCCCGAGCGACGCAGAGGGGTCGGCGTGA
- the argH gene encoding argininosuccinate lyase, whose product MSTLWHGRFERGPAEELLAYTVSLPYDQRLFPDDIDGSRAHVRGLGRVGLLEDAEVQEILAALDRVDAELTDGTFEFLPSDEDIHTAVERRVTEIAGPVGGKLHTGRSRNDQVATDLRLFTKRHVALVAHRLVEVQQVLLTRAEEAGDAYLPGYTHLQRAQPVLLAHHLLAHGWALSRDLDRLLDARRRLDVSPLGAGALAGSSLPLDPESVADDLGFAGVFDNSLDAVSDRDFVAEVLFDLTLVGVHLSRIGEEIVLWASEEFGFCRLDDAYSTGSSMLPQKKNPDIAELTRGKSGRLIGNLTGLLATLKGLPLAYNRDLQEDKEPLFDALDQITLGLSAVEGLLATTRFDHTAMAAAADAPTSSATDLAEHLVAGGTPFREAHAIVGALVRQHLDEGADLAALVAEHPDLGPSAAELLGPGVAARRRTTRGGGGPGPVADQVERFRARLAADRERLPTG is encoded by the coding sequence GTGAGCACGCTCTGGCACGGGCGCTTCGAGCGCGGTCCCGCGGAGGAGCTGCTGGCCTACACGGTCAGCCTCCCGTACGACCAGCGCCTGTTCCCCGACGACATCGACGGCAGCCGTGCGCACGTCCGGGGCCTCGGTCGGGTCGGGCTGCTCGAGGACGCCGAGGTGCAGGAGATCCTCGCGGCCCTCGACCGCGTCGACGCCGAGCTCACCGACGGCACCTTCGAGTTCCTTCCGAGCGACGAGGACATCCACACCGCGGTGGAGCGACGGGTCACCGAGATCGCGGGTCCGGTCGGCGGCAAGCTCCACACCGGACGCAGCCGCAACGACCAGGTGGCCACGGACCTGCGGCTGTTCACCAAGCGCCACGTCGCGCTCGTCGCCCACCGCCTCGTCGAGGTCCAGCAGGTGCTCCTCACACGCGCCGAGGAGGCCGGCGACGCGTACCTCCCCGGGTACACGCACCTCCAGCGGGCCCAGCCCGTCCTCCTGGCCCACCACCTGCTCGCCCACGGGTGGGCCCTCTCGCGCGACCTCGACCGACTGCTCGACGCCCGGCGGCGCCTCGACGTGTCGCCGCTCGGGGCCGGGGCGCTGGCCGGCTCCTCGCTGCCGCTCGACCCCGAGTCGGTGGCGGATGACCTCGGCTTCGCCGGTGTGTTCGACAACTCCCTCGACGCCGTGAGCGACCGCGACTTCGTCGCCGAGGTCCTCTTCGACCTCACGCTCGTCGGCGTCCACCTCAGCCGCATCGGCGAGGAGATCGTGCTCTGGGCGAGCGAGGAGTTCGGGTTCTGCCGGCTCGACGATGCCTACTCGACGGGCTCGTCGATGCTGCCCCAGAAGAAGAACCCCGACATCGCCGAGCTCACGCGCGGCAAGTCGGGTCGCCTCATCGGCAACCTCACCGGCCTGCTCGCCACCCTGAAGGGCCTGCCGCTCGCCTACAACCGCGACCTGCAGGAGGACAAGGAGCCGCTGTTCGACGCGCTCGACCAGATCACCCTCGGGCTCTCCGCGGTCGAGGGGCTCCTCGCCACCACCCGCTTCGACCACACCGCGATGGCCGCGGCCGCCGATGCACCGACGTCGTCGGCCACCGACCTGGCCGAGCACCTCGTCGCCGGCGGCACCCCGTTCCGCGAGGCCCACGCCATCGTGGGCGCGCTCGTCCGCCAGCACCTCGACGAGGGTGCCGACCTGGCCGCGCTCGTGGCCGAGCACCCGGATCTCGGCCCGTCGGCCGCCGAGCTGCTCGGCCCCGGCGTCGCGGCGCGCCGGCGCACCACCCGGGGCGGGGGAGGCCCCGGTCCCGTCGCCGACCAGGTCGAGCGCTTCCGCGCCCGGCTCGCCGCCGACCGCGAGCGACTGCCCACCGGGTAG
- a CDS encoding DNA-3-methyladenine glycosylase: MPAHVARLGRPVERSRLARPAVEVAPELLGTVLVAGDRAGRIVEVEAYMGEADPGSHAFRGPTARTATMFGPPGHLYVYFTYGMHWCANVVCGDDGVASAALIRALEPLRGVEAMREARPAARRDRDLCNGPAKLCQALGLDGRHDGTDVVRGTDDVWLLEDGWTSDAAPVVSTRIGLTNGADLPWRWHVDGSAHVSRPSGRGGIVVG, encoded by the coding sequence CTGCCTGCCCACGTCGCCCGACTCGGCCGTCCCGTCGAACGCTCGCGACTCGCCCGTCCCGCCGTCGAGGTGGCGCCCGAGCTGCTCGGCACCGTGCTCGTCGCCGGCGACCGGGCGGGGCGCATCGTCGAGGTCGAGGCCTACATGGGGGAGGCGGACCCGGGCAGCCACGCCTTCCGCGGACCGACCGCCCGCACCGCCACGATGTTCGGGCCACCGGGCCACCTCTACGTCTACTTCACCTACGGGATGCACTGGTGCGCGAACGTCGTCTGCGGCGACGACGGCGTGGCCTCCGCGGCGCTCATCAGGGCGCTCGAGCCGCTGCGCGGCGTCGAGGCGATGCGAGAGGCCCGACCGGCGGCGCGACGGGACCGTGACCTCTGCAACGGCCCGGCCAAGCTCTGCCAGGCGCTCGGCCTCGACGGTCGCCACGACGGCACCGACGTCGTCCGCGGGACCGACGACGTGTGGCTGCTGGAGGACGGCTGGACGTCGGACGCCGCGCCGGTGGTCAGCACCCGCATCGGTCTGACGAACGGGGCGGACCTTCCGTGGCGCTGGCACGTCGACGGCTCGGCGCACGTGTCGCGCCCGTCCGGCCGCGGTGGCATCGTGGTCGGGTGA
- a CDS encoding NUDIX hydrolase, with protein MTSHLTADDPALAPSSDLHDARAVVAAAQAADPSVAAHRDRILAFVDAHPDALHRSCTEGHLTGSALVVDPASERILLLLHAKVQRWLQPGGHADGDANLAAVALREAHEETGIDGLAVDPDPIDLDVHRFRSARRDEPDHDHLDVRFLVVAPEGARAEINHESEGARWVTVDELADLDVDPGTVRMARAGLARLRAGRA; from the coding sequence GTGACGTCCCACCTGACCGCCGACGATCCTGCGCTCGCCCCCAGCTCGGACCTGCACGACGCTCGCGCCGTCGTCGCGGCCGCCCAGGCCGCCGACCCGTCGGTCGCGGCGCACCGCGACCGGATCCTCGCCTTCGTCGACGCCCATCCCGACGCCCTCCACCGCTCCTGCACCGAGGGGCACCTCACCGGCTCGGCCCTCGTCGTCGACCCGGCGTCGGAGCGGATCCTCCTGCTCCTCCACGCCAAGGTGCAGCGGTGGCTCCAGCCGGGGGGCCACGCCGACGGCGACGCGAACCTCGCGGCGGTCGCCCTGCGCGAGGCCCACGAGGAGACCGGCATCGACGGTCTGGCGGTCGATCCCGACCCGATCGACCTCGACGTCCACCGCTTCCGCTCCGCCCGCCGCGACGAGCCGGACCACGACCATCTCGACGTCCGCTTCCTCGTGGTGGCCCCCGAGGGCGCCAGGGCCGAGATCAACCACGAGTCCGAGGGCGCGCGCTGGGTGACCGTGGACGAGCTCGCCGATCTCGACGTCGACCCGGGCACCGTGCGCATGGCCCGCGCCGGGCTGGCCCGCCTGCGGGCGGGGCGCGCCTGA
- the ybaK gene encoding Cys-tRNA(Pro) deacylase → MARRKERQASGTPATAALVDAGVPHVVHTYAHDPAASSYGVEAADALGVDPDRIFKTLLADVGGELVVGVVPVTAQLDLKALAAAVGARRATMADPAVAERRTGYVVGGISPLGQRRSHRTVIDDSARGWDTIHVSGGRRGLEVELAPDDLARLTDATFAPLARRA, encoded by the coding sequence GTGGCCCGACGCAAGGAGCGCCAGGCCTCCGGCACGCCGGCCACCGCTGCGCTCGTCGACGCCGGTGTGCCCCACGTGGTCCACACCTACGCGCACGATCCGGCGGCCTCGTCCTACGGGGTGGAGGCCGCCGACGCGCTCGGCGTCGATCCCGACCGCATCTTCAAGACCTTGCTCGCCGACGTGGGCGGGGAGCTGGTGGTGGGCGTCGTCCCGGTCACCGCGCAGCTGGACCTCAAGGCCCTCGCCGCAGCGGTCGGCGCCCGTCGGGCCACGATGGCGGATCCCGCCGTCGCCGAGCGGCGCACCGGCTACGTCGTCGGCGGCATCAGCCCCCTCGGCCAGCGTCGCTCTCACCGCACGGTCATCGACGACTCCGCTCGGGGGTGGGACACGATCCACGTCTCGGGCGGGCGTCGCGGGCTCGAGGTCGAGCTGGCGCCCGACGACCTGGCTCGGCTCACCGACGCCACGTTCGCCCCGCTCGCCCGTCGGGCCTGA
- a CDS encoding transglycosylase domain-containing protein — MRRLVLAAVALALLAAGCSYTPVTIVPELPESAQSSAIYASDGTLLTTLHGEENRVNVTYDDMPDHLIDAVVAIEDARFWLHDGIDVIGLVRAARSNVGAGGVAQGGSTITQQAVGVLLVGQDLSLDGKIEEASLALQLERTLTKERILELYLNSIYFGKGAYGVEAASQTYFGKSVSEITLSEAAVLAGLIKFPNAANPIDYRDRAIDRRDIVLDAMLQQELIDRETYEATLSEGLDIRPPVPQALVRYPAPHFVDEVKKWFLDNPEFGETREDRIRLLFGGGLRIHTTIDPQLQAQAEAARDQILPNAETDPEVGIVALEPSTGRVRAMVGGRNYYGETRSAKYNLAMGSGRGSGSSFKPFVLATALSQGMPLDTRYPAPRTATFPMPGGQEPWEVTGGGSAAADLRRMTVSSYNTAYAALMIDVAPSNAVAMAHRLGITTPISPVPAAVLGSENVTVLDMANAYATFANSGLRVPPVMVDRIERADGTILWQHAHEQERVLSAGIADTITDILVDAISGPGATGNRARLPDRPAAGKTGTGTGHRDAWFVGYTPQLSTAVWVGFPNATTPLEPPNTPVRVFGGGYPAEVWRAFMGPAHEGQPVFGFAEPPRDLVPRPAGSNPSAPSIASQDDIQGGEAMGPTTLGGPGA; from the coding sequence ATGAGGCGTCTCGTACTCGCTGCCGTCGCGCTCGCGCTCCTGGCGGCGGGCTGCAGCTACACACCGGTGACCATCGTGCCCGAGCTCCCCGAGAGCGCGCAGTCGTCGGCCATCTACGCCTCCGACGGCACGCTGCTCACCACGCTCCACGGCGAGGAGAACCGGGTCAACGTCACCTACGACGACATGCCCGACCACCTGATCGACGCGGTCGTGGCCATCGAGGACGCCCGGTTCTGGCTGCACGACGGCATCGACGTCATCGGCCTGGTCCGCGCCGCGCGCTCCAACGTCGGCGCCGGCGGCGTGGCCCAGGGCGGCTCGACGATCACCCAGCAGGCGGTGGGCGTGCTGCTCGTCGGCCAGGACCTCAGCCTCGACGGCAAGATCGAGGAGGCGTCGCTCGCCCTCCAGCTCGAGCGCACGCTCACCAAGGAGCGGATCCTCGAGCTGTACCTCAACTCGATCTACTTCGGGAAGGGTGCCTACGGCGTGGAGGCCGCGTCGCAGACGTACTTCGGCAAGTCGGTCTCGGAGATCACCTTGTCGGAGGCGGCGGTCCTCGCCGGGCTCATCAAGTTCCCGAACGCCGCCAACCCCATCGACTACCGCGACCGGGCCATCGACCGCCGTGACATCGTGCTCGACGCCATGCTCCAGCAGGAGCTGATCGACCGGGAGACCTACGAGGCGACGCTGAGCGAGGGCCTCGACATCCGGCCCCCGGTGCCCCAGGCACTCGTCCGCTACCCGGCGCCCCACTTCGTCGACGAGGTCAAGAAGTGGTTCCTCGACAACCCCGAGTTCGGCGAGACCCGGGAGGACCGCATCCGGCTGCTGTTCGGCGGCGGGCTGCGGATCCACACCACGATCGACCCTCAGCTGCAGGCCCAGGCCGAGGCGGCGCGCGACCAGATCCTGCCGAACGCCGAGACCGACCCGGAGGTCGGCATCGTCGCCCTCGAGCCGTCGACCGGTCGCGTGCGGGCCATGGTCGGCGGGCGCAACTACTACGGCGAGACGCGCTCCGCGAAGTACAACCTGGCGATGGGCTCGGGCCGCGGCTCGGGCTCGTCGTTCAAGCCGTTCGTCCTGGCCACCGCCCTGTCCCAGGGCATGCCGCTCGACACGCGCTACCCGGCGCCCCGGACGGCGACGTTCCCGATGCCCGGGGGCCAGGAGCCGTGGGAGGTCACCGGCGGCGGGTCCGCGGCGGCCGACCTGCGGCGGATGACTGTCAGCTCCTACAACACCGCCTACGCCGCGCTGATGATCGACGTGGCCCCGTCGAACGCCGTGGCCATGGCCCACCGGCTCGGCATCACCACGCCGATCAGCCCCGTCCCCGCCGCCGTGCTCGGCTCGGAGAACGTCACCGTCCTCGACATGGCCAACGCCTACGCGACCTTCGCCAACTCGGGCCTGCGGGTGCCGCCGGTGATGGTCGACCGCATCGAGCGAGCCGACGGCACGATCCTCTGGCAGCACGCCCACGAGCAGGAGCGCGTGCTGTCCGCGGGCATCGCCGACACGATCACCGACATCCTCGTCGATGCCATCAGCGGACCCGGAGCCACCGGCAACCGCGCCCGCCTCCCCGATCGCCCGGCCGCAGGCAAGACCGGCACCGGCACCGGCCACCGCGACGCCTGGTTCGTCGGCTACACGCCCCAGCTGTCCACCGCCGTGTGGGTCGGCTTCCCCAACGCCACCACCCCCCTCGAACCGCCGAACACGCCGGTTCGGGTGTTCGGCGGCGGCTACCCGGCCGAGGTCTGGCGGGCGTTCATGGGCCCGGCCCACGAGGGCCAACCGGTGTTCGGCTTCGCCGAACCGCCCCGGGACCTCGTCCCCCGCCCCGCCGGGTCCAACCCGTCGGCCCCGTCGATCGCCAGCCAGGACGACATCCAGGGCGGCGAGGCCATGGGCCCGACCACACTCGGAGGCCCCGGTGCCTGA
- the tyrS gene encoding tyrosine--tRNA ligase, protein MSETGAAILDDLAARGLIHDSTDLKELRSRLAEGPITVYYGCDPTADSLHVGHLIGLLVMRRFQDAGHRPIVLAGGATGMIGDPGGRSEERNLLDDATLARNLEGIVPQLRQFLDFEDGATGARLVDNRSWTVSMTAIDFLRDVGKLVTVNQMLAKEAVRSRIEGEHGISYTEFSYMLLQANDFVQLAELEGCEMQVGGSDQWGNIALGVDLVRRRLGRQAHAVTWPLLTRADGTKYGKSASGEQMWLGAHRTSPYRLYQGWMQADDADVRRLLLQLTLLPVAEAEAVADEHEAAPERRIGQRRLAAELVTLIHGPDAAEAAAAASDVLFGGGSIAEASLATLETLAEEVPSTPVARQRVADGPSVVDLAAEVGLTSSKSEARKLAAQGGLSLNGVAVDESRTVGVDDLLHGRIAVLRKGKRHYHLVVAGG, encoded by the coding sequence GTGTCAGAGACCGGTGCCGCCATCCTCGACGACCTCGCCGCCCGAGGTCTGATCCACGACTCGACCGACCTGAAGGAGCTGCGGTCGCGCCTCGCCGAGGGTCCGATCACCGTGTACTACGGCTGCGACCCCACCGCCGACAGCCTCCACGTCGGCCACCTCATCGGCCTGCTCGTGATGCGCCGGTTCCAGGACGCCGGGCACCGTCCCATCGTGCTCGCCGGCGGGGCCACCGGGATGATCGGCGACCCCGGCGGACGCTCCGAAGAGCGCAACCTGCTCGACGACGCGACCCTTGCCCGCAACCTCGAGGGCATCGTCCCGCAGCTGCGGCAGTTCCTCGACTTCGAGGACGGCGCGACCGGCGCCCGACTGGTCGACAACCGGTCCTGGACGGTGTCGATGACCGCCATCGACTTCCTCCGGGACGTCGGCAAGCTCGTGACGGTCAACCAGATGCTCGCCAAGGAGGCGGTGCGGAGCCGGATCGAGGGCGAGCACGGCATCTCCTACACCGAGTTCTCCTACATGCTCCTGCAGGCCAACGACTTCGTCCAGCTCGCCGAGCTCGAGGGGTGCGAGATGCAGGTCGGCGGGTCCGACCAGTGGGGCAACATCGCGCTCGGCGTCGACCTCGTCCGCCGCCGGCTCGGACGCCAGGCCCACGCGGTCACCTGGCCGCTGCTCACGCGGGCCGACGGCACCAAGTACGGCAAGTCGGCGTCGGGCGAGCAGATGTGGCTCGGCGCGCATCGCACCAGCCCCTACCGGCTCTACCAGGGCTGGATGCAGGCCGACGACGCCGACGTGCGCCGGCTGCTGCTGCAGCTGACCCTCCTCCCGGTCGCCGAGGCCGAGGCGGTCGCCGACGAGCACGAGGCGGCGCCCGAGCGGCGGATCGGGCAGCGCCGCCTCGCGGCCGAGCTCGTCACGCTCATCCACGGACCCGACGCCGCCGAGGCCGCGGCGGCGGCCTCCGACGTGCTCTTCGGCGGCGGCTCGATCGCCGAGGCGTCCCTCGCGACGCTCGAGACGCTCGCAGAGGAGGTCCCGTCGACGCCGGTCGCCCGCCAGCGGGTGGCGGACGGCCCGTCCGTCGTCGACCTCGCCGCCGAGGTCGGGCTCACCTCGTCGAAGAGCGAAGCCCGCAAGCTGGCGGCCCAGGGCGGCCTCTCGCTCAACGGCGTCGCGGTCGACGAGTCCCGCACGGTGGGCGTCGACGACCTCCTCCACGGCCGCATCGCCGTGCTGCGTAAGGGGAAGCGCCACTACCACCTGGTGGTCGCGGGGGGATGA